The nucleotide sequence ATCCGTCGTGCGTCCATGGCTGAATGGATGATCAGGGTGTCGGTTTTACTTCAGCCACTGTACGACACTTTACAGAAGATGCTGGTTAAGCAGCCATGCATCCAGGCGGATGAAACACCACTACAGGTATTGAACGAACCTGATCGTACACCGCAAAACAAGTCCTACATGTGGCTGTATCGTACGACAGGACAGCTGGGCTCTCCCGTTGTGTTGTACAACTACCAGTCAGGTCGGGATCACGGACGGCCACAAGCGTTTTTGTCAGGTTTTAGCGGCTATTTACAGTGTGACGGCTTACCTGCCTATAAAACCCTGAGCAGCAAGCAGCCGGAGATTAAACTGGTTGGCTGCCTGGCGCACGCCCGCAGAAAATTCAAGGAAGCTCTGGACGCCATCCCCAAAAAGAAGGGTGAGCCGCAAACTAAAATCAGCAAACCGGCCCAGGTGCTGAACATGATCCAGACGCTCTACGCCATAGAGCGAAGGATCAAAGACAAATCTGTTGAAGAACGCTTCCAGATCCGGCAATCGGAAAGCCGACCGGTTATGGATAAGCTGAAAAAATGGCTGGACAGGCAGCAACCGAAAATAGCCCCGAAAAACAAGCTGGGCAAAGCCATTACTTATGCGCAAAATCAGTGGCCTTATCTGATGCGCTACCTCGATAGCGGGCTACTGGATATCGACAACAATGCCGCAGAGCGAGCGATAAAACCCTTTGTGATCGGTCGCAAAAACTGGCTCTTCGCCCAATGCGTAGATGGAGCCAAAGCCAGCGCAGTGTTGTACAGCCTGATCGAAACGGCCAAAGCCAACGGTCTGGAGCCTTATGCATGGTTCCGCTACGTACTGTCTAAATTACCTCAGCTATCCAAAGGCAGCAGTGTCGAACACCTGTTGCCTATGAAGCTCACACAGGATGATTTAAAAATAGCGGATTGGTGGAAATAGGGGTAGATGGAGTTCCCCAACCGCTTACAGTGTTTTTTTCCCTCGTGCAACGCCAGCGCAAACACCAGAGTCTGTCTCTGGGGCAAAAAATCTCTGGTTTATTCTGCTTCTCAACCTTTTGACTCTGTGCCAGTGGCCAGTTCAGCGAAAAAAATGTTGGGCAAAAATGATCAAGTTCATTCTTTAAACGCTACAGCTAACAAATGGTTGCAGTTCGTTCGCTTCGCTCACCCGACCGCCTTCGGCGGCGGCTGAACCAGGCGTTAGGCGCTAAAATAAACATCGTAAAAATTGAACCAATCAGCTATCTTATGACTCATAGTTATATGCTCTCAAATGAGCATCAATAACTTATTTTCTAAATGATTTATCCATGGGAGTGCTCAGATTGCCAACTATTTTAAGAATCGGGCCATACAGGTTTTTCTTCTATTCCAATGAGAATGGAGAACCTGCCCATATTCATATTCAGCGTGACAAATCTCTCGCAAAATTCTGGTTAAAACCTGTCATGCTTGCAAGTTCAACAAGATTCTCCGCCAAAGAGATAAGAGAGCTTCAAAAGCATGTAGAAAAAAATCGAAATCAATTCTTGGAGGCATGGAATGAATACTTTAAAGGTTGAAGCCCACCCTTTGGCACAGGATGTTCAATTTTCTGAATCTGAGCTAATTGTTAGCTTGGTTGACGGCAGAGTTATTCTCGTACCAATTTCTTGGTTTCCATCTCTTGCAAATGGAACCAAACAGCAACTCAGCAATTGGGAGTTGCTAGGCGAAGGAGATGGTATTCATTGGCCTGATCTTGATGAAGATTTGAGTGTTAAAGGTCTCTTGCTCGGCATCCACTAAAAATTCGATAAGTGCAAATCGCGCCTAACAAATGGTTGCAGTTCGTTCGCTTCGCTCACCCGACGTGCCTTCGGCACGCGGCTGAACCAGGCGTTATGTGGCTTTCCTGACTTTCATGATTGATGACTATACTCAGGTGTGTTTTCTGCTGGGTCACATTACTTGAGCTATATCATGAAATTTCGATTCCTATCTTTCTTGTATCTTGTTGTGTTTTTTGGGAGCCCTGTTCAGTCTGACAACAGAAATGTATCCTTTATCTGTAACTGCTCAAAATTGACTGGCAAATCAACCTCTACAGGTCAAAGAAAGTTATCCTGATCTTTCGTATATTTCACCGTATGCACCTGCCTGACTCACTATTCTCCAGTACAGACAATGAACAATACGCCACTTCAACCATTTTTTTTGAGAATGCTAGAGATCTTTTATATTTGACATAGAAATATGCATCTTTAATTATTTTATCAATTCTTTTTTCTTGGCTTTCCCAATCATAAGAAACGATTTCCTCTAATAGTTCATCATGATCAGAAAGATATTCAAGCACCGATTCGGTGTGTATGTCAGATTTATAAAAAATAGAACAGATTATAAAACCTGAATTCGTATCATAAGTGCATAACCTCTGTAACCAGAGGATTGTTTCAGAACCTTTGAAGTGAATCAGAACTCAGGGGTATTCTGTAAAGCAACCAAACCATACAGAGGAAGCCAAGGATGGCCTATACACACCTGAGCTCTGAAGAGAGATATTATATCGAAACTGAACTCAAAAATGGGACTTCACAAAACAAAATTGCTAAAAAGCTTGGCCGTTCACAGCCTACCGTGTCGCGAGAAGTAAACCGCAATAAAGGGCAAAGAGGGTACAGGCACCAACAGGCTAATCGCACAGCTCGGCAGCGGCACAAAGATAAGCCAAAAGCTATTAAGCTGACAGACGACATTAAACAACGTATTTCAAACGATATCCGTTCAGATTGGAGTCCTGAACAAGTGGCTGGAAGGCTTGAAAAGGACGGTGTAATCAAGCTGCATCATGAGACGATTTATCAATTTGTAGCGGATGATAAACGGCGCGGAGGCTCGCTCTATAAGCACTTGAGGCACCAGAAAAAAACTTATCGAAAGCGATACGGTTCAGCTCATAACCGAACCGGTATACCAAATCGGGTTGGCATTGAAGAACGCCCCGAAGTGGTCAACAACAGAGAGCGAGTTGGTGACTGGGAAGCTGATACTGTAATAGGTAAAAATCATAAAGGAGCCATCGCTACATTAGATGAACGAAAAACCAAGCTTCGCCTTGCTGTCCCTCTACCAGGCAAGAAGGCAAAAGCGGTTAAACAGGGAATAATTGACGTACTCAAGCCTCTGAAAAGGTTTGTAAAGACAATAACATACGACAATGGAAAGGAGTTTGTTCAGCATGAATCAATTGCCAAAGCTTTAAAATGTGACAGCTACTTTGCTGCCCCCTACCATTCTTGGGAAAGAGGCCAGAATGAGAATGCTAATGGTTTGCTAAGGCAGTATTTCCCCAAGTCGATGGAGCTTAATGGCGTGACAGAAAAAGATGTCATCATTGCAGTGGATAAGCTGAACAACAGGCCAAGAAAGTGCCTGGGCTACAAGACTCCTTATGAGGCATTTAAAGAGTCAACTGGAATAGATGCAAGAAAAGTCATGGGTTATGCACTTATGACTTGAATTCAGGAAAGAAGAATCTTCAAAATTTGAAATTATTTGATCGCATAAATTTAGTAACTGCTCAAAATTGACTGGCAAATCAACCTCTACAGGTCAAAGAAAGTTATCCTGATCTTTCGTATATTTCACCGTATGCACCTGCCTGACTCACTATTCTCCAGTACAGACAATGAACAGTTGCGTTCATTCGTCAAAAACCTTCTCGACACGGTCGAGAAGCAATCTGTGCAAATTGAAAGGCAGCGCGTTCAGATCGAACAGCTGGTCGAAGAGAACGAACAGCTTCGAGCAGAAATTCGCCACCTGAAGAAGCACAAGGGCAAGCCTAAAATCAGGCCTAATGTCTCGGACAAGGGCGATGATCAGGAAGACAGCTCTTCTGCGGAAGACACTGATCAGGCTGCCGGGAAAAGTGACACTGATCGTCCGCCGAAAAGTAAACGACCACGATCACAAGAAGCCGGTGAAACCGCTGCACCACCAATGACTGTTGACCGAGAGGAAATCTGTTCAATCGCTGCTCCCGGTGAGAACTGGCGCTTCAAGTGCTATATCGACTTTTTCCATACTGAGCTGGACTTGCGTTTTGTCACTACTCGCTACAGGCGTGAGTATTACACAACTCCGGAAGGCGGGGTGTCAGCCCCGCTACCTGATCATGTGAAAGACCGTTTTGGCGACAACCTGAAAGCCCATCTGCTGGATTTTTATCATTCATGCAGTACGACACAGCCACTACTGCTATCTTGGCTGCACGACCATGGATGCTCAATATCAGAAGGTTCCCTGAGCAACATCCTGACGAAAGGCCATGATATTTTCCACCAGGAAAAAGAAGAATTGCTGGAAGCAGGGCTGACTTGCTCTGATTATCTCCAGGCCGACGACACAGGTGCTCGCCACCAAGGAAAAAACGGCTACTGCCTGTTTATCGGCAACCCTTATTTTTCCTACTTCCATAGCAGCGACAGTAAGAGCAGGATTAATTTCCTGGGCTGTCTGCAAGGGCAGCAGCGGCTTTATCTTCTCAACGACGTTGCCATTGACTACATGGAGAATCAGGTTGATGTGTCGAAGAAGTGGATCACTGCGCTATCCGAATGCGGCGAGAAGCGTTTCTCAACAGAAGAAGAGTGGGAGAGCTTCCTTAACAGCATTGGTTGTGCTGCCCCGCAACAAAGGCGCTGGGCGACAGAGGGTGTTTTAAAGGCCGCATTGATGCTCAATCATCGCCTTGAGAACCTGATTATCCATAGCGATGGAGCCCGGCAGTTTGATACAGCCTTTCAGCATTCGCTGTGTTGGTACCATGCGGGAAGAAACATGGACAAGCTGATACCGGCCAATGACCTGGAACGAGCCGCCCGTGACACCGTGCAGGATCAGTACTGGTGCCTCTACGACGACATTGAGGCCTACCAGAAAAAACCAACGGACAAGGAGAAACAGAAGCTCTACCAGGAGTTTGATCGTTGGGTAACACAGCGGGTTGACTACCCTGCCTTGCAGGCTGAGTTGGGCAAACTGATGGTTGTCAGGGAAGAGCTGTTATTGGTTCTTGAGTATCCGTGGCTGCCACTGCACAACAACCTGAGCGAGAGGCAGATCAGAGAGTATGTGAAACGGCGAAAGGTTAGCGGTGGTACCCGGAGTAAACTTGGGAGGAAATGCCGCGACACCTTTGCCAGTTTGAAAAAGACCTGTAAACAACACGGGGTGTCCTTTGCCAACTATCTCAGGGACAGGCTGACTGGAACCAATCTGATTCCGCAGCTGGGGCATCTCATCCTGAAGGCATCAGGCTATCAGGAAACGGTTCTTGCCAATGGAATATGAGCAGTTACCTTTCAGGATCCCTTTGCTTCCCTGAACCCCCGTATGACCGCCAGCGAGATTATTGGTGAACCACTGATTATCCATAAACTGGTTAAGAACAAAGCAGAGCTTGCACAACGGGTTGAAGAGTTGATGGACCTGGTGGGACTAAGCAGACGTCTGGTCAACACCTACCCTCACGAACTGGACGGAGGAAGACGGCAGCGTATTGGTATAGCCCGGGCGCTGGCACTGAATCCAAAGTTTATTATTTGCGATGAGCCGGTATCGGCGCTGGATGTTTCTATTCAGGCTCAGGTGCTGAACCTGATGCAGGATCTTCAGGATAAGCTGGGACTGACTTATATCTTTATCACCCATGACCTCTCGGTTGTTAAACACTTTTCCGATGAGATTGCGGTGATGTATCTGGGGCAGATGGTTGAAAAAGCAACGGCAAAGGAGCTGTTTGAGCGACCATCCCACCCTTATACCAAAGCGCTGTTATCAGCCATTCCAACCACAGACCTGGATCAGCTGATGGAGCGTGAAGTGTTGCAGGGGGAAATCACTTCACCCATCGACCCTGCTCCGGGTTGCCGTTTTGCCGGGCGGTGTAAATATACGACGGCAGATTGCACCGCAGGAGAAATTCCCCTGCGTGATATCAGTAACAATCATTTTGTGGCCTGTAGCCAGGTGGGGTGTGCGACTCATTAGTCTGCTGCCCGGGTTGATGTGTGTTGGAAAGTTTAGTGTCTGGAATGCCATATCCCTATGTACGGGACAAAAAATTATAAACTCTTGATTTATCGGGTCTGGAGGGTATGAGCTGACCTTTCCATCAGGTAACCTATCCGGTCTCTCAACTCCGTAAAGTTTACCGTTGTCGTACATGGAAGAAGTCAGCTCATTAGCCGAGAAGCTTAAGGCTCATTTACCCCTGCATCAAGCCCGAATCAACTTCATCTCACAATTTGTTCTATCTTTGATACGCGCCCGTTCTACTAATCTCTACCGAGTAGCCGAAGAGTTCCAGTCTGAAGCCGATGCCGAATCCAGTTATCGACGCATCAAACGGTTCTTTGCTGGTTACGAAT is from Endozoicomonas gorgoniicola and encodes:
- the tnpC gene encoding IS66 family transposase encodes the protein MNTITTPDSPTFESLQLEIIQLKTKLAWYEEQFRLYQHKKFGSSSERFEDQGLLFNEAEELAEEATEEEQEPETQTIEAHQRKKPVRKTLSEDLPRDVVTLDVSEEEKQCDCCGKELQAFGHESSCKLDIVPAQVKVIEFQRLKYRCECESGVKTAPMPKLPIPKSIATPGLLAWIITSKYCDALPLYRQEFILKRMGVEIRRASMAEWMIRVSVLLQPLYDTLQKMLVKQPCIQADETPLQVLNEPDRTPQNKSYMWLYRTTGQLGSPVVLYNYQSGRDHGRPQAFLSGFSGYLQCDGLPAYKTLSSKQPEIKLVGCLAHARRKFKEALDAIPKKKGEPQTKISKPAQVLNMIQTLYAIERRIKDKSVEERFQIRQSESRPVMDKLKKWLDRQQPKIAPKNKLGKAITYAQNQWPYLMRYLDSGLLDIDNNAAERAIKPFVIGRKNWLFAQCVDGAKASAVLYSLIETAKANGLEPYAWFRYVLSKLPQLSKGSSVEHLLPMKLTQDDLKIADWWK
- a CDS encoding DUF4160 domain-containing protein, with product MGVLRLPTILRIGPYRFFFYSNENGEPAHIHIQRDKSLAKFWLKPVMLASSTRFSAKEIRELQKHVEKNRNQFLEAWNEYFKG
- a CDS encoding DUF2442 domain-containing protein, translating into MNTLKVEAHPLAQDVQFSESELIVSLVDGRVILVPISWFPSLANGTKQQLSNWELLGEGDGIHWPDLDEDLSVKGLLLGIH
- a CDS encoding IS30 family transposase; amino-acid sequence: MAYTHLSSEERYYIETELKNGTSQNKIAKKLGRSQPTVSREVNRNKGQRGYRHQQANRTARQRHKDKPKAIKLTDDIKQRISNDIRSDWSPEQVAGRLEKDGVIKLHHETIYQFVADDKRRGGSLYKHLRHQKKTYRKRYGSAHNRTGIPNRVGIEERPEVVNNRERVGDWEADTVIGKNHKGAIATLDERKTKLRLAVPLPGKKAKAVKQGIIDVLKPLKRFVKTITYDNGKEFVQHESIAKALKCDSYFAAPYHSWERGQNENANGLLRQYFPKSMELNGVTEKDVIIAVDKLNNRPRKCLGYKTPYEAFKESTGIDARKVMGYALMT
- a CDS encoding IS66 family transposase; the protein is MHLPDSLFSSTDNEQLRSFVKNLLDTVEKQSVQIERQRVQIEQLVEENEQLRAEIRHLKKHKGKPKIRPNVSDKGDDQEDSSSAEDTDQAAGKSDTDRPPKSKRPRSQEAGETAAPPMTVDREEICSIAAPGENWRFKCYIDFFHTELDLRFVTTRYRREYYTTPEGGVSAPLPDHVKDRFGDNLKAHLLDFYHSCSTTQPLLLSWLHDHGCSISEGSLSNILTKGHDIFHQEKEELLEAGLTCSDYLQADDTGARHQGKNGYCLFIGNPYFSYFHSSDSKSRINFLGCLQGQQRLYLLNDVAIDYMENQVDVSKKWITALSECGEKRFSTEEEWESFLNSIGCAAPQQRRWATEGVLKAALMLNHRLENLIIHSDGARQFDTAFQHSLCWYHAGRNMDKLIPANDLERAARDTVQDQYWCLYDDIEAYQKKPTDKEKQKLYQEFDRWVTQRVDYPALQAELGKLMVVREELLLVLEYPWLPLHNNLSERQIREYVKRRKVSGGTRSKLGRKCRDTFASLKKTCKQHGVSFANYLRDRLTGTNLIPQLGHLILKASGYQETVLANGI
- a CDS encoding oligopeptide/dipeptide ABC transporter ATP-binding protein, producing MVEKATAKELFERPSHPYTKALLSAIPTTDLDQLMEREVLQGEITSPIDPAPGCRFAGRCKYTTADCTAGEIPLRDISNNHFVACSQVGCATH